One genomic window of Providencia hangzhouensis includes the following:
- a CDS encoding MurR/RpiR family transcriptional regulator, whose protein sequence is MTKQSVTRLKPGKILDTLGAMKNSLTRVSQRIAEYILFHPVEVTQLSIAQLSQATKAGEATVVRFCRTLGYKGFQDFKMDLAIEMATSDSEESPILDAEVSHQDDIHTIGLKLQATINNVLSETLNLLDMTQVQDAVNALLSSNYVFICGVGSSGITAEDLKNKLMRIGYRVDAVTNNHFMYMQASLLKPGDIAIGISHSGNSPETVHALKLAKEAGATTIALTHNLGSHIMEYANYYLINGNRQGKLQGDSIGTKTAQLFVLDLLYTLLVQAQPEMVKEQKLRTLNALKNTNSA, encoded by the coding sequence ATGACAAAACAGTCAGTTACCAGACTGAAGCCAGGTAAAATACTCGATACACTAGGGGCAATGAAAAATAGCCTGACGCGAGTATCACAGCGTATTGCTGAATATATCCTGTTTCATCCTGTTGAAGTCACTCAGCTTTCCATCGCACAACTTTCCCAAGCGACTAAGGCGGGTGAGGCAACTGTAGTGCGTTTTTGCCGCACTTTAGGCTATAAGGGCTTTCAAGACTTTAAAATGGATTTAGCCATTGAAATGGCGACATCGGATAGTGAAGAATCACCAATCCTTGATGCTGAAGTTAGCCATCAGGATGATATCCATACTATAGGTTTAAAATTACAAGCAACCATCAATAATGTGTTATCAGAAACATTAAATTTACTTGATATGACGCAAGTTCAAGATGCTGTAAATGCGTTGCTATCATCGAATTATGTTTTTATCTGCGGTGTGGGTTCCTCAGGGATCACAGCAGAGGATCTAAAAAATAAACTGATGCGTATTGGATATCGAGTGGATGCTGTTACCAATAACCATTTTATGTATATGCAGGCTTCCTTATTGAAACCGGGTGATATCGCGATTGGTATCAGCCATTCCGGAAACTCACCGGAAACAGTTCATGCACTGAAACTTGCAAAAGAAGCAGGGGCTACCACAATTGCGCTAACGCATAATTTAGGTTCACACATTATGGAATATGCCAATTATTATCTGATTAATGGTAATCGACAGGGGAAATTACAAGGTGATTCTATTGGTACAAAAACAGCACAACTGTTCGTTTTAGACTTACTATATACCCTACTTGTCCAAGCTCAACCTGAAATGGTCAAAGAGCAAAAACTGCGTACACTAAATGCATTAAAAAATACCAATTCAGCATGA